The Thomasclavelia ramosa DSM 1402 genome includes a region encoding these proteins:
- a CDS encoding DUF1638 domain-containing protein, with the protein MIKVIACKIYEYYISQLDLSLDNYEFVYLDIQQHNQPHTLAKNIQKEIDKSRGDEKIIVLYGLCGNALVEIQARNIPVYLVRVHDCLTVLLGSKQRFKQLFSNRLSSSWSCYSLKVNGCNVYEDEQYLKWCQRYDQETADYLKSQLQTQDNVYLIYNYCDDVPFLKNQEQIKIDLKFLKQILLQTSNELVILEKNQKVVISSDIDQVFEIMEE; encoded by the coding sequence ATGATAAAAGTTATTGCTTGCAAAATATACGAATATTATATTTCACAACTAGACTTATCACTTGATAATTATGAATTTGTATATCTAGATATACAACAACATAATCAACCACATACTTTAGCAAAAAATATCCAAAAAGAAATTGATAAGAGCAGGGGGGATGAAAAAATAATTGTTTTATACGGACTTTGCGGTAATGCTTTAGTTGAAATACAAGCACGCAATATTCCTGTATATCTAGTTAGAGTGCATGATTGTTTAACTGTTTTATTGGGGAGCAAACAGCGATTTAAACAATTATTTTCAAATCGCTTGTCTTCTTCATGGAGCTGTTATAGTTTAAAAGTTAATGGCTGTAATGTTTATGAAGATGAACAATATTTAAAGTGGTGTCAGCGATACGATCAAGAAACAGCAGACTATTTGAAATCCCAATTACAAACGCAGGATAATGTATACCTAATTTATAATTATTGTGACGATGTTCCTTTTCTTAAAAATCAGGAACAAATTAAAATAGATTTAAAATTTTTAAAACAAATATTATTACAAACTAGCAATGAATTAGTAATTTTAGAAAAAAATCAAAAAGTTGTAATTAGTAGTGATATCGATCAAGTATTTGAGATAATGGAGGAGTAG
- a CDS encoding GntR family transcriptional regulator — MKQKQTLFNYLYNNLHDLIVSGRLPYGSKLPSISELCEFYNIGIRTVKDVLHVLKEEGYISTHERKATTVVYNIHSKFKEDGLEYVLEHRQEIIDVYKTIGLIMPVIFSFAAQIWDEEDLQLCSQRLKESEDKSAEERERICTRIFFELLDKSHNPLLRDIFSSLEIYARPVFFVNYEKYINYFNLEYTFKSITWVASSLLTRDKSEIEYRFGLMYDTVINVIEKTLTDLALKYPEIKEMTPNYTWSAELGRDHCYTQIARDLINKISLGIYPVGSFLPPEAKLAKMYKVSVSTIRKSLHMLNELGFGETMNVKGTRVVIQDEQTAIKCMQNKQYRQDTLLYLNGVQAMVILIKKAATLAFPNITQEKIKNLQGEIEDSKNLMLECLLNCIVDNLPLLPFKTIIQETNKIIYWGYYFAFYPSEKQSINIINIKSKKALEYLCLGEAECFADEISSSYNHSLNVVRDYLIEYGLGEAKNIISPE; from the coding sequence GTGAAGCAAAAACAAACGTTATTTAATTATTTATACAACAATCTTCATGATTTGATTGTAAGTGGACGTCTTCCTTATGGCTCGAAGCTACCATCAATTTCTGAGTTGTGCGAATTTTACAATATTGGAATTCGAACGGTTAAAGATGTATTGCACGTATTAAAAGAAGAGGGCTATATTTCGACCCATGAACGTAAAGCGACAACCGTTGTGTATAACATTCATAGTAAATTCAAAGAAGATGGCCTTGAATATGTATTAGAGCATCGTCAGGAAATAATCGATGTGTATAAAACGATTGGTTTAATTATGCCGGTAATTTTTTCTTTTGCAGCACAGATATGGGATGAAGAAGACTTACAATTATGCTCTCAAAGATTAAAAGAATCAGAAGATAAGAGTGCAGAGGAACGTGAACGGATATGTACTCGAATATTTTTTGAACTGTTAGATAAATCACATAATCCTTTATTACGAGATATTTTCTCCAGCTTAGAAATATATGCAAGACCAGTATTCTTTGTTAATTATGAAAAATATATTAATTATTTTAATTTAGAATATACTTTTAAAAGTATTACATGGGTTGCAAGTTCGTTATTAACTAGGGATAAAAGTGAAATTGAATATCGTTTTGGTTTAATGTACGATACAGTTATCAATGTTATTGAAAAAACATTAACGGACCTAGCTCTTAAATATCCTGAAATAAAAGAAATGACACCCAACTATACCTGGTCTGCAGAATTAGGCAGAGATCATTGTTATACACAAATAGCTCGTGATTTAATTAATAAGATCTCATTAGGTATTTATCCAGTGGGAAGCTTTTTACCGCCAGAAGCAAAATTAGCTAAAATGTATAAAGTTAGCGTTTCTACAATTAGAAAAAGTCTACATATGTTGAATGAATTAGGTTTTGGTGAAACAATGAATGTTAAAGGTACTAGGGTAGTGATACAAGATGAGCAGACTGCAATTAAATGTATGCAAAATAAACAATACCGGCAAGATACTTTATTATATTTAAACGGTGTTCAGGCAATGGTAATTTTAATCAAAAAAGCTGCAACCTTAGCTTTTCCAAATATTACGCAAGAAAAGATCAAAAATCTTCAGGGTGAAATAGAAGATTCAAAGAATCTTATGTTGGAATGTTTGCTTAATTGTATAGTTGACAATTTACCACTGTTACCGTTTAAAACAATTATACAAGAAACTAATAAAATTATTTATTGGGGTTATTATTTTGCTTTTTACCCAAGTGAAAAGCAAAGTATTAATATAATTAACATTAAAAGTAAAAAGGCATTAGAATATCTTTGCTTAGGTGAAGCAGAATGTTTTGCTGACGAAATATCATCGAGTTATAATCATTCACTTAATGTTGTTCGTGATTATTTAATTGAATATGGTTTAGGAGAGGCTAAAAATATTATTTCACCGGAATAA
- a CDS encoding corrinoid protein: protein MIEEISELIQKGQAKKVVKLVNEALEAGFPATDILNQGLLKGMDAIGVKFKNEEVFVPEVLVAARAMNKGIEILKPYLQDTEHQSKGTVILGTVKGDLHDIGKNLVKIMLEGKGLEVVDLGVDVDAQKFVEEAKIHQAQIICCSALLTTTMPEMKKVVDLVAQEHLNVKVMIGGAPVNQDYCNEIGADYYTDDATSASEVAYAIVGGTLC, encoded by the coding sequence ATGATTGAAGAAATTAGTGAATTAATTCAAAAAGGACAAGCTAAAAAGGTTGTCAAATTGGTAAATGAAGCTTTAGAAGCTGGCTTTCCAGCAACGGATATTCTTAATCAGGGGTTGTTGAAAGGTATGGATGCCATTGGTGTAAAATTTAAAAATGAAGAAGTTTTTGTTCCCGAAGTATTAGTTGCAGCTCGGGCGATGAATAAGGGAATCGAGATTTTAAAGCCATATTTACAAGATACGGAACATCAAAGTAAGGGAACCGTTATTCTCGGTACTGTAAAAGGTGATCTTCACGATATTGGAAAAAATTTAGTTAAGATCATGTTGGAAGGAAAAGGTTTAGAAGTAGTTGATTTAGGTGTCGATGTAGATGCACAAAAATTTGTTGAAGAAGCAAAAATACATCAAGCACAAATTATCTGCTGTAGTGCTCTTCTAACAACGACAATGCCAGAAATGAAAAAAGTAGTTGATTTAGTTGCTCAAGAACATTTAAATGTTAAAGTTATGATTGGTGGAGCACCTGTTAATCAAGATTATTGTAATGAAATAGGCGCTGATTATTATACAGATGATGCCACTAGTGCAAGTGAAGTTGCTTATGCAATCGTGGGAGGTACGTTATGTTAA
- the metG gene encoding methionine--tRNA ligase, whose translation MKNEKDYYLTTAITYTSGKPHIGNTYEIILADAIARFKRQEGYNVYFQTGTDEHGQKIELKAKEAGIPPKQFVDEKAGEVKRIWDLMDTTYDRFMRTTDDYHKSQVQKIFKKLYDQGDIYLGHYEGKYCTACESFFTESQLVDGKCPDCGGEVHDAKEEAYFFKLSKYADRLIEHIETHPEFIQPVSRKNEMMNNFLKPGLQDLCVSRTSFTWSIPVDFDPKHVVYVWIDALSNYITGLGYDVDGNHGELYQKYWPADLHLIGKDIVRFHTIYWPIMLMALDIPLPKQVFGHPWLLQGESKMSKSKGNVIYADDLVDIFGVDAVRYYVLHEIPYDNDGSITWDLLVERINSDLANVLGNLVNRTIAMSNKYFGGIVNNPKVTEAVDDELIEIALAMPKKVIGKMDEFKSSDALDAIFTLLRRTNKYIDETMPWALAKDETKRDRLATVLYNLIESIRFAAIALIPYMPSTANKILDQINTDQRDLLALDTFGTYKEGTKVAEKPEMLFARLDPKEIQKKVEALQPAKPEVKEEPKEDNTITIDDFKKIELIVGTVEECKKHPDADKLLVSQINLGKETRQIVSGIADHYTPEEFVGKKVIVVANLKPAKLRGIESQGMILAGDKKGLLEVISVENLPNGTKIH comes from the coding sequence ATGAAGAATGAAAAAGATTATTATTTAACAACTGCAATTACATATACTTCAGGAAAACCTCATATTGGAAATACTTATGAAATTATTTTAGCAGATGCAATTGCTCGATTTAAAAGACAAGAAGGATATAATGTTTATTTCCAAACTGGGACAGATGAACATGGTCAAAAAATTGAGTTAAAAGCTAAAGAAGCAGGAATCCCGCCAAAGCAGTTTGTTGATGAAAAAGCTGGTGAAGTAAAAAGAATTTGGGATTTAATGGATACTACATATGATCGATTTATGAGAACGACTGATGATTATCATAAGTCACAAGTACAAAAAATCTTCAAAAAATTATATGATCAAGGGGATATTTACTTAGGTCATTATGAAGGTAAATATTGTACGGCTTGTGAATCATTTTTTACAGAATCACAACTAGTAGATGGAAAATGTCCAGACTGTGGAGGTGAAGTCCATGATGCTAAGGAAGAAGCATATTTCTTTAAATTATCAAAATATGCTGATCGTTTAATTGAACATATTGAAACACACCCTGAATTTATTCAACCAGTATCACGAAAGAATGAAATGATGAATAATTTTTTAAAACCAGGATTACAAGATTTATGCGTATCAAGAACCTCATTTACTTGGTCGATTCCCGTAGATTTTGATCCTAAACATGTTGTTTATGTATGGATTGATGCATTAAGTAACTATATTACAGGATTAGGGTATGATGTCGATGGTAATCATGGCGAATTATATCAAAAGTATTGGCCTGCAGATCTACATTTAATTGGTAAAGATATTGTGCGTTTCCATACTATTTATTGGCCAATTATGCTAATGGCTTTAGATATTCCTTTACCTAAACAAGTATTTGGACATCCATGGTTATTACAAGGTGAAAGTAAAATGTCAAAATCAAAAGGAAATGTAATCTATGCAGATGATTTAGTAGACATTTTTGGTGTAGATGCAGTTAGATATTATGTTTTACATGAAATTCCATATGATAATGATGGAAGCATCACCTGGGATCTTTTAGTAGAAAGAATTAATTCTGATTTAGCTAATGTCTTAGGAAATTTAGTAAATCGTACTATTGCTATGTCAAATAAATACTTTGGCGGAATTGTTAATAACCCAAAAGTTACAGAAGCAGTTGATGATGAGTTAATTGAAATAGCATTAGCAATGCCTAAAAAAGTAATTGGTAAGATGGATGAATTTAAGTCATCTGATGCCCTTGATGCCATCTTTACATTATTAAGAAGAACTAATAAATATATTGATGAAACAATGCCATGGGCGCTTGCTAAAGATGAAACAAAAAGGGATCGTTTAGCGACAGTTCTTTATAACTTAATTGAAAGTATTCGTTTTGCAGCGATTGCGTTAATTCCATATATGCCATCTACTGCTAATAAGATTTTAGATCAAATTAATACTGATCAAAGAGATTTATTAGCTTTAGATACTTTTGGAACATATAAAGAAGGTACCAAAGTAGCTGAAAAACCAGAAATGTTATTTGCTCGTTTGGATCCAAAAGAAATTCAAAAGAAAGTAGAAGCATTGCAACCGGCAAAACCAGAAGTAAAAGAAGAACCAAAAGAAGATAATACAATTACTATTGATGACTTTAAGAAAATTGAATTAATTGTTGGAACAGTAGAAGAATGCAAAAAACATCCGGATGCTGATAAATTATTAGTATCACAAATTAATTTAGGAAAAGAAACAAGACAAATTGTTAGTGGTATCGCTGATCATTATACTCCGGAAGAATTCGTTGGTAAAAAAGTAATTGTTGTAGCAAACTTAAAACCAGCTAAACTACGAGGGATTGAGTCACAAGGAATGATTTTAGCTGGAGATAAAAAGGGATTATTAGAAGTAATTAGCGTTGAAAATTTACCAAACGGGACAAAAATACATTAA
- a CDS encoding GGDEF domain-containing protein, translated as MKKIGKNIVNKKPSIYPVGKLIYIYIILIVIIVLMIFNTINLNNTLGSSTNTYVNDVTSQLADDISMRIEAIKSSLRLLSDSINILPDNQEISSFLQKKCKSLEFTDLFVIDDKGNTIPEQSETFDLSLVSSSFKGENNLIYLDGQSLLFSTPIYDEKGISKVLIGIRDKENIQNLIKPKSFNGQGLSCIIDQNGNVVISPTDLKPFMQLDNIFKDGTDTDAVNHIKKMRKNIINGKSGVFEFTASDDTSLIISYHYLDHNDWTLLTLVPGELISSGTNQYIFYNFILVACVICVFSVLLYLIFLSYKKHKNWLEKIAFTDPLTAGLNNAGFQLDAQKLVNTAPPSNYTVIFLDIKQFKLINQNYGFNKGNDVLKHIYNVIYNNISSNELVARSENDHFFICLNESNKQIIQTRLDMIIAEINSFAKNKASQLTILQGACLIENPNSEINIIQDYARLACRLNSKKSRCTYYDKEILDTMKKEQELNDLFENSIKNKDFHMFLQPKIIISNNKIGGAEALVRWFHPERGTIYPSDFIPLFERNDNIIKLDLYIFEEVCIFLQDMIARGEKPFVISVNVSRVHFKDNDFLKAFARIKEQYRIPNNLIELELTESIFFDNQQIESIKDTIHQIHQYGFLCSLDDFGAGFSSLGLLKDFKVDGIKMDKKFFDDISSQKSKDIIANFIELADKLNISLVAEGIETLEQLEFLKSVHCNMVQGYIYSKPLPVDEFILWLKTIK; from the coding sequence ATGAAAAAAATTGGTAAAAATATAGTTAATAAAAAACCTTCTATCTACCCTGTTGGTAAATTAATATATATTTATATAATTTTAATCGTCATAATTGTCTTGATGATTTTTAATACAATTAATTTAAATAATACTTTGGGCTCAAGTACCAATACTTATGTAAACGATGTTACTTCACAATTAGCAGATGATATTTCTATGCGAATCGAAGCTATAAAATCTTCGTTAAGACTATTATCTGATTCAATAAATATTTTGCCTGATAATCAAGAGATTTCTTCTTTTCTTCAAAAAAAATGTAAAAGTTTAGAATTTACTGATTTGTTTGTTATTGATGATAAAGGCAATACAATTCCCGAGCAATCTGAAACATTTGATTTATCACTAGTAAGTTCATCATTTAAAGGTGAAAATAACCTAATCTATCTTGATGGTCAGAGTCTTCTTTTTTCTACACCGATCTATGATGAGAAAGGAATATCAAAAGTACTTATTGGTATTCGTGATAAAGAAAATATCCAAAATTTAATTAAACCTAAAAGTTTTAATGGCCAAGGTCTATCTTGCATTATTGATCAGAATGGTAATGTTGTCATTTCCCCCACTGATCTTAAACCATTTATGCAGTTAGATAATATCTTTAAAGATGGAACAGATACTGATGCTGTAAATCATATTAAAAAAATGCGTAAAAATATCATTAATGGTAAATCTGGTGTTTTTGAGTTTACTGCTAGTGATGATACTTCTTTAATAATATCTTATCATTATCTTGACCATAATGATTGGACATTATTAACCTTAGTTCCTGGCGAACTGATTTCAAGTGGTACAAATCAATATATTTTCTATAACTTTATTTTAGTTGCTTGTGTCATTTGTGTTTTCTCAGTTCTTTTATATTTAATTTTTCTATCTTACAAAAAACACAAGAACTGGTTAGAGAAAATTGCCTTTACTGATCCATTGACTGCAGGATTGAATAATGCTGGTTTTCAATTAGATGCGCAAAAATTAGTAAATACCGCGCCCCCATCTAATTATACGGTTATTTTTTTAGATATTAAACAATTTAAGTTGATCAATCAGAATTATGGCTTTAATAAAGGGAATGATGTTTTAAAACATATTTATAATGTTATTTACAATAACATTAGCTCTAATGAACTTGTTGCTCGAAGTGAAAATGATCATTTCTTTATTTGTCTAAATGAATCTAATAAACAAATTATTCAAACACGACTTGATATGATAATTGCTGAAATTAATTCATTTGCAAAGAACAAAGCATCACAATTAACTATTTTGCAAGGCGCTTGTTTAATTGAAAATCCTAATTCAGAAATTAATATTATTCAAGATTATGCTCGTTTGGCCTGCCGCCTTAATAGTAAGAAATCAAGATGTACTTACTATGATAAAGAAATTTTGGATACCATGAAAAAAGAACAGGAATTAAATGATTTATTTGAGAATTCAATAAAAAACAAAGATTTTCATATGTTTTTACAACCAAAAATTATTATTTCTAATAATAAAATCGGTGGAGCTGAAGCTTTAGTTCGCTGGTTCCATCCTGAGCGAGGAACTATATATCCATCTGATTTTATTCCACTTTTCGAAAGAAATGATAATATTATTAAACTCGACCTATATATATTCGAAGAAGTATGTATCTTTTTACAGGATATGATTGCTCGTGGTGAAAAACCATTTGTTATTTCAGTCAATGTCTCTCGAGTTCATTTTAAAGATAATGATTTCTTAAAAGCATTTGCAAGAATTAAAGAACAATATAGAATTCCAAATAATTTGATTGAATTAGAACTTACTGAATCCATTTTCTTTGATAATCAGCAAATTGAAAGTATTAAAGATACAATTCATCAAATTCATCAATATGGTTTCCTATGTTCTCTAGATGATTTTGGTGCTGGATTCTCATCTTTAGGATTATTAAAAGACTTTAAAGTAGATGGCATAAAAATGGATAAAAAGTTCTTTGATGATATAAGTAGTCAAAAAAGTAAGGATATTATTGCCAACTTCATTGAACTAGCAGATAAACTGAATATATCGCTTGTAGCTGAAGGAATTGAAACTTTAGAACAGTTAGAATTTCTAAAATCTGTCCATTGTAATATGGTTCAAGGCTATATTTATTCAAAACCACTACCTGTTGATGAATTTATTTTATGGTTAAAAACAATCAAATAA
- a CDS encoding GntR family transcriptional regulator, with protein sequence MASLYPFIKEDILKDIQSGVYQEDKMLPPEREFTEKYRVSRMTIRRALDELIQDGVLIRKSGSGVFIAKNKKSRSISKVSIQTDEEIVKTYGKVIIKVVSIKTVVNHPLALRYLDVKTDEEVYQLKRVQYGGKTPIVYENIFLPKRYFNSLDKIDCTRSMSQIVHETIKVKEATNRSIEVEARLASKKLATYLEVAKNAPILQTTIIEKNAENNPLYCGVNSFDATEFKYTSE encoded by the coding sequence ATGGCTTCTTTATATCCATTTATTAAAGAGGATATTCTTAAAGATATCCAAAGTGGAGTTTATCAAGAAGATAAAATGCTTCCACCTGAACGAGAATTCACTGAAAAATATCGAGTATCAAGAATGACAATTCGTCGAGCTTTAGATGAATTGATTCAAGATGGAGTTTTAATTAGAAAGTCTGGCAGTGGTGTTTTTATTGCTAAAAATAAAAAGTCACGTAGTATTTCTAAAGTATCAATCCAAACTGATGAAGAAATTGTTAAAACTTATGGTAAAGTTATAATTAAGGTAGTCTCTATAAAAACAGTTGTAAATCATCCTTTAGCACTTAGATATCTTGATGTTAAAACTGATGAGGAAGTATATCAGTTAAAGAGAGTTCAATATGGTGGTAAAACTCCAATTGTCTATGAAAATATTTTCTTACCCAAACGCTATTTTAATTCACTAGATAAGATTGATTGCACAAGATCAATGAGCCAAATTGTTCATGAAACAATAAAAGTTAAAGAGGCAACCAATCGTTCAATTGAGGTTGAGGCACGGTTAGCATCTAAAAAACTTGCAACATATTTAGAAGTTGCTAAGAATGCTCCAATCTTGCAAACAACAATTATTGAAAAGAATGCTGAAAATAATCCTTTATATTGTGGTGTCAATAGTTTTGATGCTACCGAATTTAAATATACATCTGAGTAG
- a CDS encoding uroporphyrinogen decarboxylase family protein — protein MEIEKWLNDVLEKKNKRAMPIITFPAATKLNISVKKLINDTDQQVAALKIIKEECNPLAILGFMDLSVEAECFGAEIKVTDNEVPTVVGQLIEDEDDAQALKVPAVGSGRSQLYIDAIKKTKAEIKDIPILGGCIGPFSLAGRLMDVSEAMINCYEEPEMVHIVLKKATKFLIDYISAYKEAGADGILMAEPLAGVLSPVLATEFSSTYVKKIVTAVQDENFMVVYHNCGNNTLKMIDDFKEIKARAYHFGNAINIKKMLELMPKDCLVMGNIDPVEIISNGTPETIKEITLNLLKECKDYRNFIISSGCDIPPLAPWKNIKAFMEVCENYYENDS, from the coding sequence ATGGAAATAGAAAAATGGCTAAATGATGTATTAGAGAAGAAAAATAAACGAGCAATGCCAATAATTACCTTTCCAGCAGCAACAAAGTTAAACATCAGTGTCAAAAAATTAATTAATGATACCGATCAACAAGTTGCAGCTCTTAAGATAATTAAAGAGGAGTGTAATCCATTAGCAATTTTAGGTTTTATGGATTTATCGGTTGAAGCAGAATGTTTTGGTGCAGAAATAAAGGTTACTGATAACGAAGTACCGACAGTAGTTGGTCAATTAATTGAAGATGAAGATGATGCTCAGGCATTAAAGGTTCCTGCAGTGGGAAGCGGTCGAAGTCAATTATATATTGATGCAATCAAAAAAACTAAAGCAGAAATTAAAGATATCCCTATTTTGGGAGGTTGTATTGGTCCGTTTAGTTTGGCTGGTCGTTTAATGGATGTAAGTGAAGCAATGATCAATTGTTATGAAGAGCCAGAAATGGTACATATTGTATTAAAAAAGGCTACAAAATTTTTGATCGACTATATTTCAGCGTATAAAGAAGCTGGAGCTGATGGAATTTTAATGGCAGAACCACTAGCTGGGGTGCTATCGCCAGTTTTGGCGACTGAATTTTCTAGTACCTATGTAAAAAAGATAGTTACAGCAGTTCAAGATGAAAATTTTATGGTCGTATACCATAATTGTGGTAATAATACTTTAAAAATGATTGATGATTTTAAAGAAATTAAAGCACGAGCATATCATTTTGGTAATGCTATTAACATAAAAAAAATGCTAGAACTAATGCCAAAGGATTGTCTTGTTATGGGAAATATAGACCCAGTGGAAATAATTAGTAACGGAACCCCAGAAACAATCAAAGAAATTACACTAAATTTATTAAAAGAGTGTAAAGATTATCGTAATTTTATTATTTCGAGTGGTTGTGATATCCCTCCATTAGCCCCATGGAAAAATATTAAAGCTTTTATGGAAGTTTGTGAAAATTATTATGAAAACGATTCTTGA
- a CDS encoding ASKHA domain-containing protein, protein MKTILEYLQEQDCNFIAPCNGQKKCGKCKVKATNRIIEVNHDDLKLLTKKELDQGYRLACSHLYHQGDRFILPQADGVIEDSIYLNDTVVITEPVEKVGIIIDIGTTTVAMKWLNLKSGMIIESQSFFNPQGKFGSDVIARIDFDNRDNDHKLGELIIKEIFSRINVSTKIKEILVCGNATMINLFLKEKVKTIGVSPFDVPILTMTEYPLNYFIKSSVKIEVMTMNHISAYVGSDIVMGIYATNMDKNKENVLLMDLGTNGEMVIGNKHRLLATSCPAGPAFEGVNIECGGPSIAGAVCATKVENNKLVYKTIDNQDANSICGSGLISLIANLLRLGIIDDTGNFLNKQKKYYLNDEVYLSIKDIKAFMLAKAAIQAGKEVLLKELNDEVTTIYIAGGFGNYLEKADLVTLNIISSEEANKVQYIKNSAISGLYKLILTRDFQRVQHISNQTKVIYLEKDPDFNDYWIDAMVFS, encoded by the coding sequence ATGAAAACGATTCTTGAATATTTACAGGAACAAGATTGTAATTTTATCGCCCCTTGTAATGGTCAAAAAAAATGTGGAAAATGTAAAGTAAAAGCTACCAATCGAATCATCGAGGTTAATCATGATGATCTAAAACTGCTTACTAAAAAAGAGCTGGATCAAGGATATCGTTTAGCCTGCAGCCATTTATATCATCAGGGTGACCGATTTATTTTGCCACAAGCAGACGGAGTTATTGAGGATAGTATATATTTAAATGATACCGTAGTAATTACCGAACCTGTTGAGAAAGTTGGAATTATCATTGATATTGGAACAACAACAGTAGCAATGAAATGGCTCAATTTAAAAAGCGGAATGATTATTGAAAGTCAGTCTTTCTTTAATCCTCAAGGCAAATTTGGAAGTGATGTGATTGCTCGAATTGATTTTGATAATCGTGATAATGATCATAAATTAGGTGAACTAATAATTAAAGAAATATTTAGTCGAATCAATGTGTCTACAAAAATCAAAGAAATATTAGTTTGTGGTAATGCAACAATGATTAATTTGTTTTTAAAAGAAAAGGTAAAAACAATTGGAGTATCACCATTTGATGTACCAATCTTAACAATGACTGAATATCCTTTAAATTATTTTATAAAGAGTTCAGTAAAGATTGAAGTTATGACTATGAATCATATTTCTGCTTATGTGGGGAGTGATATTGTCATGGGAATTTATGCTACTAATATGGATAAAAACAAGGAAAATGTATTACTGATGGATTTGGGAACTAATGGTGAGATGGTGATAGGAAATAAGCATCGGCTATTAGCGACATCTTGTCCTGCTGGGCCTGCCTTTGAAGGGGTAAATATTGAATGTGGTGGTCCAAGTATTGCTGGCGCTGTTTGTGCGACTAAAGTCGAAAATAATAAGCTTGTCTATAAAACAATTGATAATCAAGATGCTAATAGTATCTGTGGTAGTGGTTTAATTTCTTTAATCGCTAATTTGCTACGTTTAGGAATTATTGATGATACAGGTAATTTTTTAAATAAGCAAAAAAAATACTATTTAAATGATGAAGTATATTTATCAATTAAAGATATAAAAGCTTTTATGTTAGCAAAAGCAGCAATTCAAGCGGGAAAAGAAGTATTATTGAAGGAATTGAATGATGAAGTAACAACTATTTATATTGCGGGTGGCTTCGGAAATTATTTGGAGAAAGCGGATCTTGTTACCTTGAATATTATTAGTTCAGAAGAAGCTAACAAAGTTCAATATATTAAAAATAGTGCTATCAGTGGTCTTTATAAACTAATATTGACACGAGATTTTCAGCGAGTTCAACATATTAGTAATCAAACAAAAGTTATCTATTTAGAAAAAGATCCTGATTTTAATGATTATTGGATAGATGCGATGGTGTTTTCATGA